In Populus nigra chromosome 1, ddPopNigr1.1, whole genome shotgun sequence, one genomic interval encodes:
- the LOC133671268 gene encoding uncharacterized protein LOC133671268, whose amino-acid sequence MDIAPNRSSLQAMEKGNKESVREYAQRWRELTAQVNPPLLEREMTGLFSNTFKALYFKYLVGSAAQNFSDLVVIAERIEQVVRTGRIMDPIEKRGFVGKRKEVEIHNVERESRGKKTYQDNYSFKTITPTPSISNIKFTSPTNTKNNLSNNQTNNTYRPRRNFPIDQIELPPLSIPLTEMYQRLLSIGQVASIPLTLLQPPFPQWYKPDKKCEYHAGLVGHNIDGCFAFKRRILQLIKAGWISFDESPNVNSNPLPNHTSGSGGVNSLEIEMGSKATLRVTMDRLYGMLRQTNYLKTPVRIQAVGDANEYCKYHQQFGHDIDSCEEFHFKVENMMTLEILRLMKPKEDELVGTMTGFNKKVEVCRYIPTERGPPKMILAKPMNTVSGNYNAQPYNYGYSFHTTSPAPVFHAEIGGLTRSGRCFTPEELENHRKAKGKNMVELAKTNEVNKPVSDEEANEFLKLMRNALQKVLNEAYVPQDITQDSIEHLVLIDNGSTLNVFPRHVLDKMPVNASHMKPSTMTARAYDGSPRPIIGSIDVELIIGPQPFQVTLQVMDIHPSYNILLGRPWIHAARVVASSLHQQVKFIINGNLVTVRA is encoded by the exons atggATATTGCCCCAAATAGATCAAGTCTGCAAGCCATGGAAAAAGGCAATAAGGAGTCTGTGAGAGAATATGCCCAAAGGTGGCGTGAATTAACCGCGCAAGTAAATCCTCCATTGTTGGAAAGGGAGATGACTGGTTTATTTTCCAACACTTTTAAAGCCCTATACTTTAAATACTTGGTAGGTAGTGCTGCACAGAATTTCTCTGATTTGGTTGTCATAGCTGAAAGAATCGAACAAGTTGTTCGGACGGGTAGGATCATGGATCCTATTGAAAAAAGAGGTTTtgttggaaaaagaaaagaagtagaAATTCACAATGTCGAAAGGGAAAGTAGAGGAAAGAAAACCTACCAAGATAATTACAGTTTCAAAACCATTACACCTACCCCCTCCATATCCAACATAAAATTCACCTCACCTACAAACACCAAGAATAACCTATCAAATAACCAAACCAACAATACCTACCGCCCAAGAAGAAATTTTCCAATAGACCAAATAGAACTTCCACCACTATCTATACCTCTTACAGAGATGTATCAGAGGTTGCTCAGTATTGGCCAAGTAGCATCTATTCCTTTAACTCTTTTACAACCACCATTTCCCCAATGGTATAAACCTGATAAAAAATGTGAATACCATGCGGGTCTCGTGGGACACAATATTGATGGATGTTTTGCATTCAAAAGAAGAATCCTTCAACTCATCAAAGCTGGGTGGATTTCTTTTGATGAATCTCCAAATGTTAATTCAAACCCTCTACCAAACCATACTTCTGGAAGTGGAGGAGTTAATAGCCTGGAGATAGAAATGGGAAGTAAAGCAACGTTAAGGGTGACTATGGATAGATTATATGGGATGTTGAGGCAAACTAATTATCTGAAGACACCGGTCAGAATACAAGCTGTAGGGGATGCTAATGAATATTGTAAATATCATCAGCAGTTTGGGCATGATATTGACTCGTGTGAGGAGTTTCATTTTAAGGTAGAAAATATGATGACATTGGAAATATTAAGATTGATGAAACCCAAAGAAGATGAGTTAGTAGGAACAATGACTGGTTTTAACAAGAAAGTGGAAGTTTGTAGATATATACCAACTGAAAGAGGTCCGCCAAAAATGATCCTAGCCAAACCTATGAATACTGTTAGTGGAAACTATAATGCCCAACcctataattatggttattccTTTCACACCACAAGTCCTGCCCCTGTTTTCCATGCCGAAATAGGAGGACTCACTCGGAGTGGAAGATGTTTTACTCCTGAAGAGTTGGAAAACCATAGAAAGGCCAAAGGAAAGAATATGGTGGAATTGGCAAAGACAAATGAGGTTAATAAGCCAGTAAGTGATGAAGAGGCTAATGAATTTCTGAAATTGATGAG GAACGCACTTCAGAAGGTTCTTAATGAAGCATATGTTCCTCAGGATATCACACAAGACTCCATAGAACATTTG GTGCTTATAGATAATGGCTCTACTCTCAATGTATTTCCAAGGCATGTACTTGATAAAATGCCAGTTAATGCCTCTCACATGAAGCCAAGTACCATGACTGCTAGGGCATACGATGGGTCACCTAGACCAATCATTGGAAGTATTGATGTTGAACTAATCATTGGCCCCCAACCATTCCAAGTCACATTACAAGTAATGGATATTCATCCATCATACAACATTTTACTAGGGAGACCTTGGATCCATGCAGCCCGAGTTGTCGCATCTTCTTTACATCAACAGGTCAAGTTCATCATCAATGGGAATTTGGTGACTGTGAGAGCTTAA
- the LOC133681023 gene encoding uncharacterized protein LOC133681023, whose protein sequence is MAAATLLCWCNSDLIIHGSCSRLFVRNKVMDSNQSTVKSRGSYYAYQKQKKFFVCAATEGSAKSSKSEETIPSWAKPDSDEPPPWAKGEGKENSSKQNFEVPFFVYLLASAITAIAAIGSIFEYVNQRPVFGVVNPDSIFYAPLLGFFAFTGIPFSAFLWFKSVQAANKEAEEQDRRDGFF, encoded by the exons ATGGCTGCTGCAACATTGTTGTGTTGGTGCAATTCAGATTTGATCATTCACGGTTCATGTTCTAGATTATTTGTTAGAAATAAGGTAATGGATTCGAATCAATCAACAGTGAAAAGTAGAGGGAGTTATTATGCTTATCAGAAGCAAAAGAAGTTTTTTGTGTGTGCTGCAACTGAAGGGTCTGCAAAGTCTAGTAAATCTGAAGAAACTATCCCATCCTGGGCTAAACCGGATTCTGATGAACCCCCACCATGGGCTAAGGGTGAAGGCAAAGAGAACTCATCAAAGCAGAACTTTGAAGTtcccttttttgtttatttacttgCCTCAGCAATTACAGCAATTGCCGCG ATTGGTTCCATTTTTGAGTATGTGAATCAGAGGCCGGTTTTCGGAGTTGTGAACCCAGACAGCATTTTTTATGCTCCATTGCTAGGATTCTTTGCGTTTACTGGCATTCCCTTTTCC GCATTTTTGTGGTTCAAGTCTGTTCAAGCTGCTAACAAGGAAGCTGAGGAACAAGACAGGAGGGATGGCTTTTTCTAA
- the LOC133681021 gene encoding uncharacterized protein LOC133681021 isoform X2, whose protein sequence is MGQEEKQELFSPLPVLPRLDRLDRLLQFLEEKHSSSGRGRHAAKSVVRTVEAEDQCKALTSALEEVQHKGTLMWRLETLENRALQLCPEVDAEKTSRSSSSTIQGPEKIGHDEGSTILPKEDEQMIIANKEKQDNSLIDQEITCTAEACVGSSKASQKGRRHKMKHRKRLGWLAMGC, encoded by the exons ATGGGGCAGGAAGAAAAGCAAGAGCTCTTTTCTCCTTTGCCTGTTTTACCAAGATTAGATCGCCTTGATCGCTTG CTGCAATTTCTGGAAGAGAAGCATTCCTCGTCAGGAAGAGGTAGGCACGCTGCCAAATCTGTTGTCAGGACAGTGGAAGCAGAGGATCAGTGCAAGGCTTTAACATCTGCACTCGAGGAAGTTCAGCACAAAGGCACCCTGATGTGGAGGCTAGAAACGCTCGAGAATCGAGCATTGCAG TTATGCCCAGAGGTGGATGCAGAAAAAACATCAAGGTCAAGCTCTTCCACCATTCAAGGACCTGAAAAAATTGGCCATGATGAAGGTTCAACCATACTCCCCAAAGAGGATGAGCAAATGATCATCGCCAACAAAGAGAAGCAAGATAATTCTCTTATCGATCAA GAGATCACATGTACTGCAGAAGCATGTGTAGGAAGTTCAAAGGCTTCCCAAAAAGGTAGAAGACACAAAATGAAGCACAGGAAGCGGCTTGGATGGCTTGCAATGGGATGCTGA
- the LOC133681021 gene encoding vacuolar iron transporter homolog 1-like isoform X1, with protein MASHQISETCAEHKISVADEDAQKVQRLRRAQWLRAAILGANDGLLSTTSLMLGVGAAKEDSRSMVLSGLAGALAGACSMAVGEFVSVSTQRDIERETVSDFSSKNDGKDSPGIRLDVTATLASMSGEAKLDDPPGNIQFAKLISEPTQRRSPSMIQEPKLPPGMSPGRSPAMKVIQEDAKKSAEIMLEDDREEVLTNPYKASIASGLSFLIGSCVPLLSAILVAQNVVSIVMIPVVASVALAFFGGLGAYLGGSPVRISALRILLGGWIAMAITYGLLKPFDKDRS; from the coding sequence ATGGCTTCACATCAAATATCAGAAACTTGTGCTGAACATAAGATTTCAGTAGCCGATGAAGATGCTCAGAAAGTCCAGAGATTGCGGCGAGCTCAATGGCTCCGAGCAGCTATTCTGGGAGCTAATGATGGTTTGCTTTCCACTACATCACTAATGCTTGGCGTAGGTGCAGCAAAGGAAGATAGCCGGTCCATGGTCTTGTCTGGACTGGCTGGAGCTCTTGCAGGTGCCTGTAGCATGGCTGTTGGGGAGTTTGTTTCAGTCTCAACCCAGAGAGATATCGAAAGGGAAACTGTAAGCGATTTCAgttcaaaaaatgatggaaaagATTCTCCTGGAATCAGACTCGATGTCACAGCAACGCTAGCAAGCATGAGTGGAGAAGCGAAGCTGGATGATCCCCCTGGAAATATACAGTTTGCCAAGCTCATCTCTGAGCCAACACAGAGAAGGTCACCAAGTATGATCCAAGAGCCAAAGTTGCCTCCGGGTATGTCTCCTGGAAGGTCTCCTGCAATGAAAGTAATTCAAGAAGATGCGAAGAAAAGTGCTGAAATAATGCTGGAGGATGACAGAGAAGAGGTGCTAACAAACCCCTACAAGGCTTCAATTGCATCAGGTTTATCATTTTTGATAGGATCTTGTGTGCCTTTGCTGTCTGCCATCCTTGTTGCTCAAAATGTTGTTAGTATTGTGATGATTCCTGTGGTTGCATCAGTAGCTCTGGCTTTTTTTGGAGGCTTGGGAGCTTATCTTGGTGGTTCACCAGTTAGGATATCTGCATTAAGAATTCTACTTGGAGGTTGGATTGCCATGGCAATTACTTACGGATTGCTCAAGCCTTTCGATAAGGATCGTAGTTGA